One Stenotrophomonas oahuensis genomic region harbors:
- a CDS encoding DUF4190 domain-containing protein — protein MNLPVRQTNTMALISLIAGILGWTALPALGSIVAIITGHMARGEIRRSAGTQEGDGMALAGLIMGYLMVGLCLLGILLFVLFIGGLLWMVPNYS, from the coding sequence ATGAACCTGCCCGTACGTCAAACCAACACCATGGCCCTGATCAGCCTGATCGCCGGCATTCTGGGCTGGACCGCCCTGCCCGCGCTGGGCAGCATTGTGGCGATCATCACCGGGCACATGGCCCGCGGGGAAATCCGCCGCAGCGCGGGCACTCAGGAAGGCGACGGCATGGCGCTGGCCGGCCTGATCATGGGCTACCTGATGGTGGGGTTGTGCCTGCTGGGCATTCTGCTGTTCGTGCTGTTCATTGGCGGTCTGCTGTGGATGGTCCCCAACTATTCATGA
- a CDS encoding SDR family NAD(P)-dependent oxidoreductase produces MANVPGNVPTNGRHLPGAISAPDGAIDGRRVLDFSGRRVLVAGGSKGIGRCMALAFARAGAHVSVCARGEAGLAALRADASLAGMDIHTVPADLGKPEDIQRWLEAAANALGGIDVLVNNATGYGMVDDDAGWEASLNVDLMAAVRTSRLALPWLRQATDACILNLGSIAGMQPRPGAAPYAAAKAALMHYTTSQALGLAPDRIRVNAIAPGSIEFPDGLWDRRRTEDPALYHGTLAKIPFGRFGAPEEIADAALFLCSPLARWVTGQTLVVDGGQVLMG; encoded by the coding sequence ATGGCGAACGTGCCGGGCAATGTGCCGACCAACGGTCGGCACCTACCGGGGGCCATCAGCGCCCCCGATGGCGCGATAGATGGCCGGCGCGTGCTGGATTTTTCCGGCCGCCGCGTTCTGGTGGCCGGGGGCAGCAAGGGCATTGGCCGGTGCATGGCACTGGCCTTTGCCCGCGCAGGGGCCCATGTTTCGGTGTGCGCACGTGGCGAGGCCGGGTTGGCCGCGCTGCGGGCGGATGCGTCGCTGGCCGGTATGGACATCCACACCGTGCCTGCCGATCTTGGCAAACCCGAGGACATCCAGCGCTGGCTGGAAGCCGCCGCCAACGCCTTGGGCGGCATCGATGTACTGGTGAACAACGCCACCGGCTACGGCATGGTCGACGATGACGCCGGCTGGGAAGCCAGCCTCAACGTGGACCTGATGGCCGCCGTGCGTACCTCGCGCCTCGCCCTGCCCTGGCTGCGGCAGGCCACCGATGCCTGCATTCTCAACCTGGGCTCCATTGCCGGGATGCAGCCGCGCCCCGGTGCGGCACCCTACGCCGCCGCCAAGGCGGCACTGATGCACTACACCACCTCGCAGGCGCTGGGTCTGGCACCGGACCGCATCCGGGTGAATGCCATCGCACCCGGCTCCATCGAGTTCCCGGACGGCCTGTGGGACCGCCGGCGCACGGAAGACCCCGCCCTGTATCACGGCACGCTGGCCAAGATTCCGTTCGGTCGCTTCGGCGCACCGGAAGAGATTGCCGATGCCGCCCTGTTCCTGTGTTCCCCGCTGGCCCGCTGGGTCACCGGCCAGACCCTGGTGGTGGACGGCGGTCAGGTATTGATGGGCTGA
- the amaB gene encoding L-piperidine-6-carboxylate dehydrogenase: MSSALLKALGLDATNAGTYLGNGEWSTASAGVITPVNPTTGESIAQVHATTEADYETVVARAQEAFKVWRTTPAPRRGEAVRLCGEALRANKDALGSLVALEMGKSKPEGDGEVQEMIDIADFAVGQSRMLYGYTMHSERPGHRMYEQYQPLGLVGIISAFNFPVAVWAWNSFLAAICGDICIWKPSNKTPLTAIASMRICNEALRDAGFPDIFFLINDAGTALSEKLVEDRRIPLISFTGSTQVGRTVNEKVARRLGRCLLELGGNNAIILDETADLKLAVPGIVFGAVGTAGQRCTTTRRLIVHESIYDNVLATLKKAYKQVEGKIGDPTDAANLMGPLNSDSAVQQFLASIEKAKASGGTVETGGTRIDRPGNFVLPAIVTGLKNSDEVVQHETFAPILYVMKYSTLDEAIDMQNGVPQGLSSSIFTQNLKAAERFLSAAGSDCGIANVNIGTSGAEIGGAFGGEKDTGGGRESGSDAWKVYMRRQTNTINYSDSLPLAQGIKFDL; the protein is encoded by the coding sequence ATGTCCTCTGCCCTGCTCAAGGCCCTTGGCCTGGATGCAACCAACGCTGGCACCTACCTTGGCAATGGCGAATGGTCCACGGCCAGCGCCGGGGTGATCACGCCGGTGAACCCGACCACGGGTGAATCCATCGCCCAGGTGCATGCCACCACCGAGGCCGACTACGAAACCGTGGTTGCCCGCGCCCAGGAAGCCTTCAAGGTGTGGCGCACCACCCCGGCCCCGCGCCGTGGCGAAGCCGTGCGCCTGTGTGGCGAAGCGCTGCGCGCCAACAAGGACGCGCTGGGCTCGCTGGTTGCGCTGGAAATGGGCAAGAGCAAGCCGGAAGGCGACGGTGAAGTGCAGGAGATGATCGACATCGCCGACTTCGCCGTGGGTCAGAGCCGCATGCTGTATGGCTACACCATGCATTCCGAGCGCCCGGGCCACCGCATGTATGAGCAGTACCAGCCGCTGGGCCTGGTCGGCATCATCAGTGCGTTCAACTTCCCGGTTGCGGTGTGGGCGTGGAACTCGTTCCTGGCCGCCATCTGCGGTGATATCTGCATCTGGAAGCCGTCCAACAAGACCCCGCTGACCGCTATTGCCTCGATGCGCATCTGCAATGAAGCGCTGCGCGATGCCGGCTTCCCGGACATCTTCTTCCTGATCAACGACGCCGGCACCGCGCTGTCGGAAAAGCTGGTGGAAGACCGCCGCATTCCACTGATCAGCTTCACCGGCTCCACCCAGGTGGGCCGCACGGTGAACGAAAAGGTCGCGCGCCGCCTGGGCCGCTGCCTGCTGGAACTGGGCGGCAACAACGCCATCATCCTGGACGAAACCGCCGACCTGAAGCTGGCCGTGCCGGGTATCGTGTTTGGCGCGGTCGGTACGGCCGGCCAGCGCTGCACCACCACGCGCCGCCTGATCGTGCACGAATCGATCTACGACAACGTGCTGGCCACGCTGAAGAAGGCGTACAAGCAGGTGGAAGGCAAGATCGGCGACCCGACCGACGCCGCCAACCTGATGGGCCCACTGAACAGCGACAGCGCGGTGCAGCAGTTCCTGGCCTCGATTGAGAAGGCCAAGGCCAGCGGCGGCACGGTGGAAACCGGCGGCACGCGTATTGATCGCCCGGGCAACTTCGTGCTGCCGGCGATTGTCACCGGCCTGAAGAACAGCGACGAAGTGGTGCAGCACGAAACCTTCGCGCCCATTCTGTACGTAATGAAGTACAGCACGCTGGACGAAGCCATCGACATGCAGAACGGCGTGCCGCAGGGCCTGTCGTCGTCGATCTTCACCCAGAACCTGAAGGCGGCCGAGCGCTTCCTGTCGGCGGCCGGTTCGGACTGCGGCATTGCCAACGTCAACATCGGCACCTCGGGTGCGGAGATCGGCGGCGCGTTTGGCGGCGAGAAGGACACCGGCGGTGGTCGTGAGTCGGGTTCGGATGCATGGAAGGTCTACATGCGCCGCCAGACCAACACCATCAATTATTCGGATTCGCTGCCGCTGGCACAGGGCATCAAGTTCGATCTGTGA
- the kdsA gene encoding 3-deoxy-8-phosphooctulonate synthase: MNVTVAEGVTVGNRLPFVLFGGLNVLEDLDSTLHAAEHFTTVTRKLGIPYVFKASFDKANRSSIKSFRGVGLEEGLRIFEEVKRQFGIPVITDVHEVAQAAPVAEVVDVLQIPAFLARQTDLVVAIAETGRAVNIKKPQFLSPTQIKHIVSKIREAGNENIILCERGSQFGYDNLVVDMLGFREMIESTGGLPAIFDVTHSLQRRDAGSEASGGRRRQVAELARSGMALGLAGLFLEAHRDPDHARCDGPSALPLAALESFLTQIKAVDELVKGFPELDIR; encoded by the coding sequence ATGAACGTCACCGTCGCCGAAGGCGTAACCGTAGGAAACCGTCTCCCGTTCGTCCTCTTCGGCGGCCTGAACGTCCTGGAAGACCTCGACTCCACCCTGCACGCGGCCGAACACTTCACCACGGTCACCCGCAAGCTGGGCATTCCCTACGTCTTCAAGGCGTCCTTCGACAAGGCCAACCGGTCCTCGATCAAGTCCTTCCGTGGCGTCGGCCTGGAAGAAGGCCTGCGCATCTTTGAAGAAGTGAAGCGCCAGTTCGGCATTCCGGTCATCACCGACGTCCACGAAGTGGCCCAGGCTGCCCCCGTGGCTGAAGTGGTCGACGTGCTGCAGATTCCCGCCTTCCTCGCCCGCCAGACCGACCTGGTGGTCGCCATCGCCGAAACGGGCAGGGCGGTGAACATCAAGAAGCCGCAGTTCCTCAGCCCCACCCAGATCAAGCACATCGTCAGCAAGATCCGCGAAGCCGGGAACGAGAACATCATCCTGTGCGAGCGCGGTTCCCAGTTCGGTTACGACAATCTGGTGGTCGACATGCTCGGCTTCCGCGAGATGATCGAGTCCACCGGCGGCCTGCCGGCCATCTTCGATGTCACCCACAGCCTGCAGCGCCGCGACGCCGGCAGCGAAGCCAGTGGCGGCCGCCGCCGTCAGGTGGCCGAACTGGCCCGTTCCGGCATGGCGCTGGGCCTTGCCGGCCTGTTCCTGGAAGCCCATCGCGACCCGGACCACGCCCGCTGCGACGGCCCCAGCGCACTGCCGCTGGCCGCGCTGGAGTCGTTCCTGACCCAGATCAAGGCCGTGGACGAGCTGGTCAAGGGCTTCCCGGAGCTGGATATCCGCTGA